GGAGCGTTCCGACCTGGGTCTCCGGCATCGTGATGGTGGTCGTGGTCGGCGCGGTGGTGCTCGGCGGCATCAAGAGCATCGGCCGGTTCGCCTCCGGGGTCGTCCCGCTGATGATCGTGGTCTACATCCTCGCCGCGCTGACCATCCTGATCGTGCACGTCGGCGACCTGCCGGCCGCGATCGCCCTGGTCTTCCGCGACGCGTTCACCGGCAGCGCCGCGACCGGCGGTCTGCTGGGGTCGGCGCTGCTGTTCGCCATCCAGCAGGGCGTGGCGCGCGGCATCTTCTCCAACGAGTCCGGCCTCGGCACCGGCGGCATCGCGGCCGCGTCGGCGAAGACCGACCAGCCCGTGCGCCAGGCCATGGTCTCCATGACCCAGACCTTCATCGACACCATCATCGTCGTGACGATGACCTGCCTGGTCATCATCGTCACCGGCGCCTGGCAGGAGGGCGACAAGACGGACGGCTCGCTGATGACGTCGGCGGCCATGAGCGATGGCCTCTCGGTGATCTCGCCGGCCCTGGGCACGGTGGGCGGCTACATCATCGCCATCAGCGTCATGTTCTTCGCCTTCACCACCATCGTCGGCTGGTGCTACTACGGCGAGCGCTGCATGGACTTCCTCTTCGGCCGCGTGGCCGTGGTCCCGTTCCGGGTGCTGTTCACGCTCGTGGTCATGGTCGGGGCGACCCTCGAGCTGACCACGGTCTGGAGCTTCAGCGACATCGCCAACGGCCTGATGGCGCTGCCGAACCTGGTCGGCCTGCTGCTGCTCTCGCCGATCGTGGCCGCCGAGACCAAGAAGTACTTCGCCAACCCCGACTGGAGGAATCCCGACGCGCCGATGGTCGACGTCCGCTAGCGACGGCGCAGGGCAGCGAGCGGCGGAGCGAAAGGGGCGCCGCGGCCACCGGCCGCGGCGCCCCTCGCCGTCCGCCCCTTTCAGCCGCGCTCCCCGACCCCCTCGCCCCACCAGGCGTGGAAATGGTGGACGGGGCCCTTGCCGTGGCCGACCTCCAGGTCGTCGGCGTGCCGCAGCGCCTCGGTGAGGTAGTTCTTGGCGTCGCGCACCGCCTCGAACCAGGCGCGCCGCTGCGGGCGCAGCGCGGCGATCGCCGAGGACAGCGTGCAGCCGGTGCCGTGGGTGTTCTTGGTGGGGATGCGCTCGGCCGAGAACGTCTCGGGGGCCGCCTCCGCCGCCACCAGCAGATCGGTGCTGCTCTGCCCGCTGAGGTGGCCGCCCTTGAGCAGCACCTGCCTGGCCCCCAGCGTCAGCAGCCTCGTGGCCTGCTCGCCCATTGACGCCAGGTCGTGCACCTCCTCCTCGCCGAGGAGTTCGGCGGCCTCGGGCAGGTTCGGCGTGACCAGGTCGGCGCGCGGCAGCAGCTGCGACCGCACCGCCTCGATCGCGTCGGCGGCGAGCAGCCGGTCGCCGCTCTTGGCCACCATGACCGGGTCGAGCACGACGTTGGGCAGCCGGTGGTCGTCGATGGCCCGGACCACGGCGTCGATGACGCCGGTGTTGCCCAGCATGCCGATCTTGACCGCGTCGACCCGGACGTCGTTCAGGAGCGTGTCGAGCTGGCTGGTGATGAACTCCGGCGGGACCTCGTGCACCTCGCGCACGCCGGTCGTGGTCTGTGCGACGAGCGCGGTCACCACGCTCATGCCGTAGCCGCCCAGGGCCGAGAAGGTCTTGAGGTCGGCCTGGATCCCCGCGCCGCCGCTGGGGTCGGTTCCGGCGATGGACAGGATGTTGAAGCTGGTCAAGGACGTCCCTTCGCTAGCACTACCTAGATCAGGTTCACGGGTGTGCTCTCAGCCGGACCGATCCGGCACCCCGCGCCCATGGTGACAACGCTAGCAACGATCATGGCGGGAACGCCGTCCCCGACCGCCTCAGCCGCCGGGCGTGGCCGTCTGCGACGACGGCGAGGGGCCGGGCTGGTCCTCCGGTAGCAGCGTGCTGGACAGGTACTCCACCAGCAGCGGCGCGAGGATCAGCGTGACGATGCCGACCAGCAGCGAGATGAGCAGGCCCCACCAGCGGCCGCGGTGCGCCGCGCCGAAGCCGCCGGGGGCGCCCATGGTCATCTTCGCCCCGACCGGCAGCGGGGTGTTCGGCCCGGTCACGGCGCGGGGCGGCGCCAGTCCGGAGACGTCGAGCCGAGTGGGCGTGAGGTCCTCGGTGGTGCCGCCGGCGGCGACGTCGGCCAGTGCGGAGTCCAGCGCGGCGCCGACCAGGCGGTGCTCGGGGTCGTGCTGCAGCATGCCGTTGAGCACCGGGCGCAGCGGACCGGCCCGCCGGGCCGGGTCGGGGGCCTCCTGCATCGCCGCGGTGAGCCGGGCCGCCGGGGTGTCGCGCTCGTAGGCCGAGCGGCCCTCGACCGCGAAGTACAGGGTCGCGCCCAGCGACCACAGGTCGGCCGCCGGGGTCATGGTGCCGTCGTGCAGCCGTTCGGGCGCGACGTAGCCGGGGGAGCCGGGCAGCCGTCCGGTGAGCGTGAGCCTGTCCTCGGAGTCCGACACCGCGATGCCGAAGTCGCTGAGCACCGGTCGGCCGTCGGGCAGCAGCATCACGTTGCCCGGCTTGACGTCGCGGTGCAGCACGCCGGCCTCGTGCGCGGCACGCAGCGCGGCGAGCAGCCGGCGGCCGATCTCGGCCACGCGGCGGGGCGGCAGCGGCCCGTCGTCCTGCACCACCTGGTCCAGTCCGCGGCCGCGGACCAGCTCCATGATGATCCACGGCCGGTCGGCCTCCTGCACGACGTCGTGGACGGTGACGATGGAGGGATGGCTCAGTCCCGCGCAGATCCGGGCCTCGCGCATGGTGCGGCGCACCAGCTCGTCGCGGACGTCGGCCTCCAGGTCGCGGGAGACCCGGACCTCCTTGACGGCGACCTGCCGGTGCAGCAGTTCGTCCTCGGCGCGCCAGACGGTCCCCATGCCGCCGTGGCCGATCGGCTCGACCAGTCGGTAGCGTTCGGCGAGTATCTGCGGGCCCATGGTCAACGACGATAGCGCCGGCATCGCCGCCGGCGCATCGCGCGGACGGTCACCTCTCGGCCACGGACGCCGGGTCCCGGACCACGGCGGCGGCCCACCGGTAGTCCTGCTTGCCCACCGCGGTGCGCTTGACCTCCTCCACCCTGTGGAAGCGGCGCGGCACCTTGAAACCGGCCAGCCTGGTGCGGCAGAAGTCGCGCAACTGCTCGTCGGTGGGACTGCTGCCGGGCGCGGGTGAGACCACCGCGGTGACGCGCTGACCGAGCCGTTCGTCCGGCGCGGGGACCACGATCGTGTCGCTGATGCCGGGGTGCGACTTGAGGACGGACTCCACCTCTTCGGGGTAGACCTTCTCGCCACCGGTGTTGATGACGGCCGAACCGCGCCCGAGCAGCACGACGGAACCGTCCTCGGCGACCGTGCCGAAGTCCCCGGACATCACCCAGCGCCGGCCGTCGGCATCGACGGGGAACGTCCGCTCGGTCGTGGCCGGATCGTTGTAATAGCCGAGCGGGATCCGGCCGGTGCGCGCGATCCGGCCGATCTGCTCGGAGCCGGGCGGCAGCGGCCGCAGCGCCTCGTCCAGCACCGAGACGCTGGCGCCCATGGTGAAGCGGCGGGTGTCGCCCTCGGCCCCGGACGCGCCGCACACGCCCGTCTCGGAGCCGCCGTAGCTGTCGTTGAGGGCGGCAGTCGGCCGCCACGCCCGCCACAGCTCCCGCACGGCCGGGCTCAGCGGAGTGCCGCCGGAGCTGAGCACGTGCAGTCCGGCGCACCGGTGCGGCTCGGCGAGCAGGCGCTGGGCGAACGGGCGCGCCATGGCGTCGCCCACGCACTGCACCATCTGCACGCCCTCGCGGTCGGCCAGCGCCACGGCGCGGCGCGGATCGAAGGCCCGGTCGGTGTTGAGCACCACGGTCTGCCCGCTGAACAGCATGGCCAGGGCGTTCCACTGGCCCGCGGCGTGCATCAGCGGGCCCAGGACCAGCATCGCGCGCCCGCGGGCCCGTGCGGCGCGGGCGCCCAGTTCGCCGGGGCCGGCCGCGCGGGGCGAGCCGGGGCGACGGCGCTCCAGAGCCACCCGGAACAGGTCCTCCTGGCGCCACATCACGCCCTTGGGGTAGCCGGTGGTGCCGCCGGTGTAGAGCAGGTAGAGGTCGTCGCCGGAGGTGCGGGGCAGGCCGCGGGAGCCGGCCCCGGCCCGGGCGAGCGCGGTCTCGTAGTCGACGCCGGCCAGCGGGGCGGCGCCGGAGCCGTCGTCCAGCAGCACGACGTGGCGCAGCTTGGGCAGGTCGGCCGTGATCCCGGCGACCGGGCCGGTGAGCGAGCGCTCGGCGATCAGCGCGACCGCGTCGGAGTCGGCCAGGACGTGGCGCAGTTCGGCGGCGACGTAGCGGTAGTTGACGTTGATCGGGACGGTTCCGGCGCGCCAGGCCCCGAACGCCGACTCCAGCCACTCGGCCCGGTTGAACGCCAGAATCGCGACGTGCTCGCCCGGGCGGACCCCCGCAGCGCACAGGTGCCGGGCCACGCGGGTGGCGCGCCGGTCGAGCTCGGCGAAGGAGATGCGGCGCTCCCCGGCGACCACCGCGGTGCGCTCCGGCACGGCGCCGGCGACCGCCTCCAGCAGTGCGGGCAGGGAGAGGCCGCCGGAACCGCTCGGGCCCGGTTCGGTACATCGCATTTCGGTCATGGGTGCCCCTCAGTCGCGGTTCTACCCCGGGACAGGTATGACGACCGATCCTGCAGGTATGGGGCAGGTCACGTCCGACCGGGGTGCGGTCTGCGCCGGGAACGGGTCCGGGCCGAAAACCCCGTGTCGCCACGGCTTTTCCCCGCCCGCCCGGTCCGCGGCCCCGGAACGGCGCGAACGCGCCACCGTGCGGCTGTGCCCAAGGTCACGGCGCTACCCGACCGGCCGCGACGGATTCGCGCCGGCCGTCGGGGCGACATCGGGCACGGGGCAAGAGCGCGATCTGACAGCTCTGGGCGCCCCACTATGGCGGCACCGCACCCTTGCGCCTGCGAGATCCCATCTGTTCCACTGCTTGAGGCCGCCCGAACGGGCGCTTTGTGCGTTATCCGAGCGGGTATCCAACGATCGAACAACGATCAATGGTGATCGGAGGCAACTGGATGAGCAACACGCGCAGTCTGGGCCACGACGCGGTCAGCGGCAGCGATCCTGCCGGCCCCGTCGTCTCCACCACACAGCACATCGGACTCGCCGAGACGCACTCGGCGCACAACTACAACCCTCTGCCCGTCGTCATCGCCGAAGGCGACGGCGCATGGGTGACCGACGTCGAGGGCCGCCGCTACCTCGACTGCCTGGCCGGGTACTCGGCGATGAACTTCGGCCACCACAATCCCGAACTGCTCGCCGCGGCGCACCGCCAACTGGACCGGGTGACGCTCACCAGCCGCGCCTTCTACAACGACCGGTTCGCCCCCTACGTCACCGCGCTCGCCGAGCTCGTCGGCAAGGAGCAGGTGCTGCCGATGAACACCGGGGCCGAGGCGGTCGAGACCGGGATCAAGGTCGCCCGCAAGTGGGGCTACGAGGTCAAGGCGATCCCGGCCGACGAGGCCACCATCGTGGTGGCCGGGGGCAACTTCCACGGCCGCACCACCACCATCGTCTCCTTCTCCGAGGACCCCGAGGCGTTCGGCGGCTTCGGCCCCTACACCCCGGGCTTCCGCGTCGTCCCCTACGGCGACGCCGAGGCCGTCGCCGCCGCGGTCGACGCCACCACGGCGGCGGTTCTGGTCGAGCCGGTGCAGGGCGAGGCCGGCGTCATCGTCCCGCCGCCGGACTACCTGCCCCGCCTCCGCGAGATCTGCGACCGGGAACAGGTGCTGCTCATCGCCGACGAGGTGCAGTCGGGCCTCGGGCGCACCGGCACGGTCCGGGCGTGCGAGCACACAGGGGTCGTCGCCGACCTCTACCTGTTCGGCAAGGCGCTGGGCGGCGGCATCCTGCCGGTCTCGGCGGTCGTCGGCGACGCCGACGTGCTCGGCGTGATCAGGCCGGGCCAGCACGGCAGCACGTTCGGCGGCAACCCGCTGGCCTGCGCGATGGGGAGCACGGTCGTGCGGATGCTGCGCGAGGGCCCCTACCTGGACGACGCACGCCGCCTCGGCGAGGTGATGAACACCAGGATCAAGGAGTTCATCGGCAACGGCGTCGTCGCCGCGCGCGGCATCGGGCTGTGGGCCGGCGTCGACGTCGACGCGTCGCTGGCCACCGGGCGCGACCTCTGCGAGCGCCTGGCCGAGCGCGGCGTGCTGGTCAAGGACACCCACGGCTCGACCATCCGGCTCTCGCCGCCGCTGGTCATCACCGAAGAGGACCTCAACTGGGGCCTGGACCAGCTGGGAGAGGTCCTGACCGACCTGCGCGCCGGTCGGTGAGGCCGCGGGCCGGGCTCACTCGGTCTCGGCGGCCAGCACCTCGGGGCTGGCGTTGTCCACCGTCGAGCGTGTCGCGTAGATCGGGCGGCCCGGTCCCTCCTCGACCTGGGCACGCACCCGCGCGCTCACCGCGTTCTGCCCTTCCGACGTGGGGTGGAAGGTACTGCGGTCGATGGTGATGCCGTCGGTGAGGCTGCGCAGCAGGACGCCGTTGACCCAGGGCTCCTCGGTGCCCACCTCGTGGCCGTCCAGCGCGTCGTAGACGTCCACGAACTCCACGCTGCCGACCTCGCCCCAATCGGCGATCCCGGCGTCGACCTCGGCGACGGCCTCCTCCAACTGCTCGTTGAACCGCTGGATCGTGTCGTTCAGCCAGATCTGGTCGCCCGAGGTCAGCGTGTAGTACAGCCCGGAGGGCTCCTCGACGAACAGGCGCGGATAGCCCAGCACGATCACCCGGGAGTCGGGGACGCGCTCGCGGACCTCGGCGAGCACGTCGGCGAA
This sequence is a window from Spinactinospora alkalitolerans. Protein-coding genes within it:
- a CDS encoding alanine/glycine:cation symporter family protein, translated to MEQLQSILDLVSGVVWGPFVLIPLLLLTGLFLTVRLGGLQFRVLGHALWLALIRRKEHGGAKGDISHYQALSTALAATVGVGNIAGAALAIGVGGPGALFWMWMTALLGMATKYSEALLGVKYRRPDSKGEMSGGPMFYLSRGLGGGLGKTLGVLFALFGALASFGIGNMTQANTVSAQLESVWSVPTWVSGIVMVVVVGAVVLGGIKSIGRFASGVVPLMIVVYILAALTILIVHVGDLPAAIALVFRDAFTGSAATGGLLGSALLFAIQQGVARGIFSNESGLGTGGIAAASAKTDQPVRQAMVSMTQTFIDTIIVVTMTCLVIIVTGAWQEGDKTDGSLMTSAAMSDGLSVISPALGTVGGYIIAISVMFFAFTTIVGWCYYGERCMDFLFGRVAVVPFRVLFTLVVMVGATLELTTVWSFSDIANGLMALPNLVGLLLLSPIVAAETKKYFANPDWRNPDAPMVDVR
- a CDS encoding serine/threonine-protein kinase, yielding MGPQILAERYRLVEPIGHGGMGTVWRAEDELLHRQVAVKEVRVSRDLEADVRDELVRRTMREARICAGLSHPSIVTVHDVVQEADRPWIIMELVRGRGLDQVVQDDGPLPPRRVAEIGRRLLAALRAAHEAGVLHRDVKPGNVMLLPDGRPVLSDFGIAVSDSEDRLTLTGRLPGSPGYVAPERLHDGTMTPAADLWSLGATLYFAVEGRSAYERDTPAARLTAAMQEAPDPARRAGPLRPVLNGMLQHDPEHRLVGAALDSALADVAAGGTTEDLTPTRLDVSGLAPPRAVTGPNTPLPVGAKMTMGAPGGFGAAHRGRWWGLLISLLVGIVTLILAPLLVEYLSSTLLPEDQPGPSPSSQTATPGG
- a CDS encoding acyl-CoA synthetase, encoding MTEMRCTEPGPSGSGGLSLPALLEAVAGAVPERTAVVAGERRISFAELDRRATRVARHLCAAGVRPGEHVAILAFNRAEWLESAFGAWRAGTVPINVNYRYVAAELRHVLADSDAVALIAERSLTGPVAGITADLPKLRHVVLLDDGSGAAPLAGVDYETALARAGAGSRGLPRTSGDDLYLLYTGGTTGYPKGVMWRQEDLFRVALERRRPGSPRAAGPGELGARAARARGRAMLVLGPLMHAAGQWNALAMLFSGQTVVLNTDRAFDPRRAVALADREGVQMVQCVGDAMARPFAQRLLAEPHRCAGLHVLSSGGTPLSPAVRELWRAWRPTAALNDSYGGSETGVCGASGAEGDTRRFTMGASVSVLDEALRPLPPGSEQIGRIARTGRIPLGYYNDPATTERTFPVDADGRRWVMSGDFGTVAEDGSVVLLGRGSAVINTGGEKVYPEEVESVLKSHPGISDTIVVPAPDERLGQRVTAVVSPAPGSSPTDEQLRDFCRTRLAGFKVPRRFHRVEEVKRTAVGKQDYRWAAAVVRDPASVAER
- the thiD gene encoding bifunctional hydroxymethylpyrimidine kinase/phosphomethylpyrimidine kinase, with the protein product MTSFNILSIAGTDPSGGAGIQADLKTFSALGGYGMSVVTALVAQTTTGVREVHEVPPEFITSQLDTLLNDVRVDAVKIGMLGNTGVIDAVVRAIDDHRLPNVVLDPVMVAKSGDRLLAADAIEAVRSQLLPRADLVTPNLPEAAELLGEEEVHDLASMGEQATRLLTLGARQVLLKGGHLSGQSSTDLLVAAEAAPETFSAERIPTKNTHGTGCTLSSAIAALRPQRRAWFEAVRDAKNYLTEALRHADDLEVGHGKGPVHHFHAWWGEGVGERG
- the rocD gene encoding ornithine--oxo-acid transaminase, with product MSNTRSLGHDAVSGSDPAGPVVSTTQHIGLAETHSAHNYNPLPVVIAEGDGAWVTDVEGRRYLDCLAGYSAMNFGHHNPELLAAAHRQLDRVTLTSRAFYNDRFAPYVTALAELVGKEQVLPMNTGAEAVETGIKVARKWGYEVKAIPADEATIVVAGGNFHGRTTTIVSFSEDPEAFGGFGPYTPGFRVVPYGDAEAVAAAVDATTAAVLVEPVQGEAGVIVPPPDYLPRLREICDREQVLLIADEVQSGLGRTGTVRACEHTGVVADLYLFGKALGGGILPVSAVVGDADVLGVIRPGQHGSTFGGNPLACAMGSTVVRMLREGPYLDDARRLGEVMNTRIKEFIGNGVVAARGIGLWAGVDVDASLATGRDLCERLAERGVLVKDTHGSTIRLSPPLVITEEDLNWGLDQLGEVLTDLRAGR